The Echinicola rosea genome has a segment encoding these proteins:
- a CDS encoding ABC transporter ATP-binding protein yields MLEAIDLKKTYGEYQALKGLNFKIDKGEIFCLLGQNGAGKTTTINIFLGLLKPTSGKALINHMEVGTQMADTNKLIAYIPEVVQLYGNLSGTENLDLFSRMAGYRYSAKELMNFLEKSGLPQQAHARPLSTYSKGMRQKVGIAIALSKHAEVVFMDEPTSGLDPKATDEFTLICKQLAHAGTAIFMATHDIFNAVNVGSRIGIMKEGEMVHSTSTTDVDAKSLQQLYLKTI; encoded by the coding sequence ATGCTAGAAGCGATAGACTTGAAGAAAACCTATGGGGAGTATCAGGCACTCAAGGGGTTAAACTTTAAAATTGATAAAGGAGAAATTTTTTGTCTGCTCGGTCAAAACGGGGCAGGCAAGACCACTACGATCAACATTTTTTTGGGATTGTTAAAGCCGACCTCTGGAAAGGCATTGATCAATCACATGGAGGTGGGAACCCAAATGGCGGATACCAACAAATTGATCGCCTATATCCCGGAAGTAGTACAGCTTTACGGTAACCTTTCTGGTACCGAAAACCTGGACCTTTTCAGCCGAATGGCCGGTTATCGATATTCAGCAAAGGAACTTATGAACTTTTTGGAAAAATCAGGTTTGCCACAGCAGGCACATGCTAGGCCGCTGTCCACCTATTCAAAGGGAATGCGCCAAAAAGTAGGGATTGCCATTGCCTTGTCAAAGCATGCGGAGGTGGTCTTTATGGATGAGCCCACTTCAGGGCTGGACCCCAAAGCAACGGACGAATTTACGCTTATATGTAAGCAGCTTGCCCATGCGGGTACGGCAATTTTTATGGCCACCCACGATATTTTCAATGCTGTAAATGTGGGCTCAAGGATTGGCATTATGAAGGAGGGAGAGATGGTACATTCCACTTCGACTACCGATGTCGATGCCAAATCATTGCAACAGCTTTACCTCAAAACGATTTGA
- a CDS encoding RNA polymerase sigma-70 factor: MFLRNKKSNPKPAPTFQSEKEFEEIYKRYSKPMISMAYNRTGDKEVAKEIVQDVFLSLWKRREEVRIRGSIKNYLLRAVKLEIIDYYRKKSRKEKHQHYLTENACQSSRSTEQTILFNELNLRISAMVDKLPAQCREVYLLSREKGLNNKEIALSMAVTEKTVESHLTKALKFLRSSITICTD; this comes from the coding sequence ATGTTCCTTAGAAATAAAAAGAGCAATCCAAAGCCAGCCCCTACTTTCCAATCGGAAAAGGAGTTTGAGGAGATCTATAAAAGGTATTCCAAGCCAATGATATCGATGGCATATAATCGTACAGGAGATAAGGAAGTAGCCAAAGAGATCGTACAGGACGTATTTCTTTCACTTTGGAAACGCCGTGAAGAGGTAAGGATAAGAGGCTCCATCAAAAACTACCTTTTGAGGGCTGTAAAACTGGAAATAATAGATTACTACCGTAAAAAAAGCAGAAAAGAGAAGCACCAACATTATCTTACTGAAAATGCGTGCCAATCGTCTCGCTCCACCGAACAAACAATCCTATTCAATGAATTGAACCTGAGGATCTCGGCCATGGTGGACAAACTTCCTGCCCAATGTCGGGAAGTGTACCTGTTGAGCCGGGAAAAAGGCCTTAACAACAAAGAAATCGCCCTGTCCATGGCCGTTACCGAGAAAACTGTAGAATCCCACCTTACCAAAGCCCTCAAATTCCTCCGCTCCAGCATCACCATCTGTACAGATTGA
- a CDS encoding TonB-dependent receptor, which produces MMYLFQPNIRLKALFLLCIVCLSCSFPTFARQALSSVEGKVADKSGRPIPYANVHFRELDKGALTDDSGEFIVEGLPSGNYQLQISHVSYGRRSMQVSLKPGERKDLGKILLYENGSDLQEVIVADSKVNRFADKATEYVARMPLENLENPQVYSVVNKELLQEQVLTDIDQSVRNATGVVPVIYPSGGFAATFRGFNIGINSRNGMETSTGRSSVDIGNIERIEVLKGPSGTLFGSNVSSFGGVVNLVTKKPMEDKLTEIGYTTGSFNLHRITADINTPLTKDKKTLFRLNTALNRQKRFLDYGFNNTFLISPSLKHIASDRLSFTLDAELFDAKSTRTLYSRYGANSGITGPDELLIDYNKALFHEDANAATSSLKIFTQAQYKISENWTSTTLFSYVEEDVDHSYQYYATWLSPSLAARNIGNWGPIYNSYTNIQENINGEFATGTIRHKILVGASLRFMDARSEAATSGFIDTVDVTTDFRVLRKQELDPYMVPGNWPGWHKANDNTYSLYASDVLALTDRLSTMLSLRLDHFYRPDNGTVEGYEQTSLSPKLGLIYQLVKEQVSVFGNYMNGFQNQAPANQPDGALLVLDPLYAEQAEGGLKAEVFDKRLTATISYYHIAIDNAIRTNADGFIEQDGRQVSKGGDIEVVANPIAGLNIVAGYAYNDNRIVKASDEDIEGNKAVGAPENVANLWLSYALQGKLKGLGFGVGGNQVGENYLFSDNVVAVPSYTLFNASIFFEQPTWRLGLKGNNLTNEKYWSSYGVAQAPANFAANLTVRF; this is translated from the coding sequence ATGATGTATCTTTTCCAACCAAATATTAGGCTGAAGGCCCTTTTCTTATTATGTATAGTCTGCTTGAGTTGTAGTTTCCCAACTTTCGCCAGACAAGCGCTTTCATCAGTAGAAGGAAAGGTCGCTGACAAAAGCGGTCGCCCCATTCCATACGCAAATGTTCATTTTAGGGAACTGGATAAGGGGGCGCTTACGGACGATAGTGGGGAGTTTATAGTAGAAGGTTTGCCATCGGGCAACTACCAACTGCAGATCTCCCACGTGAGCTATGGAAGAAGAAGTATGCAGGTTTCGCTAAAGCCGGGTGAAAGAAAGGATCTTGGCAAAATACTGCTATATGAAAACGGGAGTGACCTTCAGGAAGTAATCGTGGCAGATAGTAAAGTAAACCGTTTTGCCGATAAAGCTACCGAATACGTGGCACGCATGCCTTTGGAAAACCTCGAAAATCCTCAGGTTTACAGTGTGGTGAACAAGGAACTCCTACAGGAACAGGTATTGACGGACATCGACCAGAGTGTTAGGAATGCGACAGGGGTAGTGCCCGTTATTTATCCCTCAGGAGGCTTTGCAGCGACGTTCAGGGGCTTCAATATCGGAATCAATTCCAGGAACGGTATGGAGACATCCACTGGTAGGTCCAGCGTGGATATCGGTAATATTGAGCGAATTGAGGTGCTGAAAGGCCCGTCAGGTACCTTGTTTGGGAGTAATGTTAGCTCCTTTGGGGGAGTGGTAAATTTGGTCACTAAAAAGCCAATGGAGGATAAACTGACCGAAATAGGCTATACCACGGGAAGCTTTAACTTGCACCGAATCACAGCTGACATCAATACTCCTTTGACCAAAGATAAGAAAACACTGTTCAGGCTGAACACTGCATTGAACCGACAGAAACGTTTCTTGGATTATGGGTTTAACAATACCTTTCTGATCTCTCCAAGCCTGAAGCACATCGCATCCGATAGGCTCTCTTTTACCTTGGATGCTGAACTGTTCGATGCGAAAAGCACAAGGACCCTATATTCAAGGTATGGTGCAAACTCCGGTATTACCGGCCCGGATGAATTATTGATCGATTACAATAAAGCACTCTTCCATGAAGATGCAAATGCCGCTACGTCATCCCTAAAAATTTTTACACAAGCACAGTACAAAATATCCGAAAACTGGACCTCCACGACCCTTTTTTCTTATGTAGAAGAGGATGTTGATCACAGTTACCAATATTATGCAACTTGGCTCTCACCGAGTTTGGCGGCCAGAAATATAGGCAATTGGGGACCGATATATAACAGCTATACCAATATCCAAGAAAATATCAATGGGGAATTTGCCACCGGAACCATCCGTCACAAAATACTTGTGGGAGCGAGCTTGAGGTTTATGGATGCTAGGAGTGAGGCTGCCACTTCTGGATTTATAGATACCGTAGATGTAACCACGGATTTTAGGGTACTACGAAAGCAAGAACTTGACCCTTATATGGTGCCCGGAAACTGGCCGGGATGGCACAAAGCCAACGACAATACATATAGTCTCTATGCATCGGATGTGTTAGCACTGACGGACCGCCTTTCCACGATGCTCAGTTTACGACTGGATCATTTTTACAGGCCGGATAATGGAACAGTCGAAGGCTATGAACAAACTTCCCTATCTCCAAAACTCGGGTTGATTTACCAGTTGGTAAAAGAACAGGTTTCGGTATTTGGAAATTACATGAACGGGTTTCAAAACCAGGCGCCAGCCAATCAGCCAGATGGGGCCCTCTTGGTGTTGGATCCTTTATATGCCGAACAGGCAGAAGGCGGCCTGAAGGCAGAAGTATTTGATAAGAGGCTTACCGCTACGATAAGCTATTACCATATTGCCATAGATAATGCCATACGCACCAATGCAGATGGATTTATCGAACAGGATGGTCGTCAGGTAAGCAAGGGGGGAGATATAGAAGTGGTGGCCAATCCCATTGCCGGGTTGAATATCGTGGCTGGCTATGCCTATAATGACAACAGGATCGTGAAGGCCAGCGATGAGGATATCGAGGGGAACAAGGCAGTGGGAGCACCGGAGAACGTGGCCAACCTTTGGCTTTCCTATGCGCTCCAAGGAAAACTCAAGGGCCTTGGGTTTGGGGTCGGAGGAAATCAGGTGGGTGAAAATTACCTGTTTAGCGACAATGTGGTTGCCGTTCCTTCCTATACATTATTTAATGCTTCCATATTCTTTGAACAACCCACGTGGAGGTTAGGACTCAAAGGCAATAACCTTACCAATGAGAAGTATTGGTCCAGTTACGGCGTAGCACAGGCTCCGGCCAATTTTGCCGCCAATCTCACTGTCAGATTTTAA
- a CDS encoding TonB-dependent receptor has protein sequence MIKRSLLLILLLYQALLQGNAQDHSTTLIGTVHLESGPPLPGVIIRIEGTQLGSISNEHGQFEIDGISPGTYTVSCQAMGYAPQSKEVNFILGKAVSLDFYMTESAQQLGEVTVMGKTESTLLRESSKAVTVVDTKEAKLQTADLGEVLNTVSGVNVRRSGGLGSENRFSLNGLTDDQIRFMLDGIPLDIMGYSSGIANVPVNLIERAEIYKGVVPVDLGADALGGAVNLVSNGSSDISQGAVSYQVGSFGTQRVSLEAQRKTNAKGFFVRGSGYYDYAKNNYLVDVEIVGDGGKLHDATVPRFHDSYRSYGLRGTVGLANQKWADEISLEAFANHTARDIQNNNVMSIVYGEVTSQNTNQGALLRYRKEIAKRLRINFASGYTYDQVHFLDTSRYIYTWTGDVVREANGAPRERSPGELGQATDRLIWDHNTYARLSMEYQLGARHLLRASSAPTYVSRSGNERWNEEDETIDPLHEINTLFTWVNGLEHRFNSADEKLENSFFVKHYFQAVRAEEPTSTLGVTRNMDRESNNFGIGNSLRFHLHPRWMLKASYEWATRLPRSGEIFGNGRLILPNLSLKPERSHNANLAIHFSSSQDAHESWKLSLNGFLRGTDQLILLLGNNEVFSYQNVFAARSLGVEFNGSWQSSNKRLQVTANTTVQDFRNQSSKGDFGPYAGDRIPNRPYFFINNSVGYHFPELFTNGGNLHIFLKNRYVHEFYKGWESVGLKKFKAIIPTQFIQHAGATYQMPLKGLQTSLTAEVHNLTNSEVYDFFGVQKPGRAYYLKLTTSF, from the coding sequence ATGATTAAAAGAAGCCTCCTTCTTATATTACTCCTATACCAGGCGCTGCTCCAGGGAAATGCCCAAGACCATTCTACTACATTGATCGGGACGGTGCACTTAGAGAGCGGTCCTCCCCTTCCTGGCGTGATCATCAGAATAGAAGGCACCCAACTGGGATCCATATCAAATGAACATGGCCAGTTTGAGATTGATGGTATCAGTCCGGGAACATACACCGTATCCTGTCAGGCCATGGGCTACGCCCCGCAAAGCAAGGAAGTCAATTTCATTCTGGGCAAGGCCGTTTCCCTTGACTTTTACATGACCGAAAGTGCCCAGCAACTAGGTGAAGTGACTGTGATGGGCAAAACCGAATCGACCTTGCTACGGGAATCCTCCAAGGCAGTCACGGTAGTAGATACCAAAGAAGCAAAACTCCAAACGGCCGATCTCGGTGAAGTGCTCAACACCGTATCGGGCGTAAATGTACGACGATCGGGAGGGTTGGGCTCGGAAAACCGTTTTTCCCTCAACGGCCTCACTGATGACCAAATCCGCTTTATGCTGGACGGCATACCGTTGGACATTATGGGCTATAGCTCCGGAATCGCCAATGTGCCTGTAAATTTAATTGAGCGGGCAGAAATCTATAAAGGAGTAGTCCCCGTAGATCTGGGAGCCGATGCACTTGGAGGAGCCGTGAACCTGGTATCCAATGGCAGCAGCGACATTAGCCAAGGGGCCGTATCTTATCAGGTAGGTTCCTTTGGCACCCAACGGGTCTCACTGGAGGCACAGCGTAAAACCAATGCAAAAGGGTTCTTTGTTCGTGGTAGCGGTTACTATGACTACGCGAAGAACAATTACCTCGTAGATGTGGAAATTGTGGGAGACGGGGGAAAACTGCACGATGCTACTGTGCCCCGGTTTCACGATTCATACCGAAGCTACGGCCTACGGGGAACGGTTGGCCTGGCAAACCAAAAATGGGCAGATGAAATTTCATTGGAGGCTTTTGCCAACCACACTGCCCGGGATATCCAAAACAACAACGTCATGTCCATTGTTTACGGAGAGGTTACCAGCCAGAACACCAACCAAGGTGCCTTGTTGCGCTATCGAAAAGAAATCGCCAAGCGCCTTCGCATCAACTTTGCCAGCGGATATACCTATGACCAGGTGCACTTTTTAGATACCAGTCGGTACATCTATACCTGGACAGGAGATGTGGTCAGGGAAGCAAACGGGGCACCAAGAGAACGCTCCCCGGGGGAGCTCGGACAAGCAACCGACCGCCTCATATGGGACCATAATACCTATGCACGGCTCAGTATGGAGTATCAACTGGGAGCAAGGCACCTTTTACGGGCTTCCTCGGCCCCCACCTATGTCTCCCGGTCTGGTAACGAAAGATGGAACGAAGAAGATGAAACCATCGACCCACTCCATGAGATAAACACGCTGTTTACATGGGTAAACGGACTAGAACACCGCTTCAACTCGGCTGATGAAAAATTGGAAAACAGCTTCTTTGTTAAGCATTATTTCCAAGCTGTCCGCGCAGAAGAGCCTACGTCCACCCTTGGAGTCACCAGAAACATGGACCGGGAGTCAAACAATTTTGGTATTGGTAACAGTCTTCGCTTTCACTTGCATCCACGGTGGATGCTAAAGGCATCCTACGAATGGGCCACGCGATTGCCACGGTCAGGAGAGATTTTTGGCAACGGCAGGTTGATTCTGCCCAATCTTTCCTTGAAGCCTGAAAGAAGCCATAATGCTAACCTGGCCATTCATTTCTCCAGTTCCCAGGACGCTCATGAATCGTGGAAGCTTTCCTTAAATGGATTTTTGCGCGGCACCGACCAACTTATCTTACTATTGGGTAATAATGAGGTTTTCAGCTATCAGAACGTTTTTGCAGCCCGGTCGCTAGGTGTTGAATTCAACGGGTCTTGGCAGTCTTCCAACAAACGTCTGCAGGTCACCGCCAACACCACTGTTCAGGATTTCAGAAACCAAAGCTCAAAGGGAGATTTTGGCCCTTATGCAGGAGATCGCATCCCCAATAGGCCCTATTTCTTTATCAATAACAGTGTAGGCTATCATTTCCCAGAGCTGTTTACCAATGGAGGGAATCTGCACATATTCCTTAAAAACCGTTATGTCCACGAGTTTTACAAGGGCTGGGAAAGTGTGGGGCTAAAGAAATTCAAGGCCATTATCCCTACACAATTTATCCAACATGCAGGCGCCACTTATCAAATGCCCCTAAAAGGACTACAAACTTCCCTGACCGCAGAGGTCCACAACCTCACCAATTCGGAGGTCTATGATTTCTTTGGCGTCCAAAAACCGGGAAGGGCCTACTATTTGAAATTGACCACCTCATTTTAA